The following are from one region of the Salvia splendens isolate huo1 chromosome 2, SspV2, whole genome shotgun sequence genome:
- the LOC121789200 gene encoding phosphatidylinositol/phosphatidylcholine transfer protein SFH9-like isoform X8, producing MQLLVKEIAMVHEDDRGRRSGLEIIPEVDKRRRRMRSLRRKAMTRGTSSLKNSSKHVLHCHFASISTEDFPDEEEEKAVNAFRQVLLERDLLPARQDDFHTLLRFLKARNFDPHKTLHMWEEMLKWRKENGVDSILQDFVYEEFEEVQHYYPHGYHGIDKGGRPLYIERLGKIEPNKLMSVTTVDRFLKYHVKGFEMTFVEKFPACSIAAKRHIDSTTTILDVQGLNWMSFGKVAHDLAMHMQRIDGSNYPETLHHMYIVNAGGGFKCLWNWAKGLLDPRTTTKITVLGTTFQEKLLEVIDASQLPNFLGGSCSCLNQGGCLRSEKGPWQNPQLMKLVHTLLNGELIYPRKMSFYDDDDIQTKLIDKGLRSDIFRVGFSESDDFGMQLIDMKETMSLGEQYKVGSGDENHCPPKLTTLAPEQRAQKGLIFTKGIRGSPEGLIHPCWQKLQHLENLVNELTKRPAKIPPEKDEILLESINRIKSIEHDLLKTRKALLATTSKQVELSESLQTLKEINLKGSRGCWVRSSKSLPRAT from the exons ATGCAGCTATTAGTTAAAG AAATAGCTATGGTTCATGAAGATGACAGGGGGAGAAGGTCAGGTCTTGAGATTATCCCTGAGGTTGACAAGAGACGTCGTCGGATGAGATCTTTGAGGAGGAAGGCCATGACAAGAGGCACTAGTTCTCTGAAGAATAGCAGTAAGCATGTGTTGCATTGCCATTTCGCCTCAATTTCGACAGAGGACTTTCctgacgaggaggaagagaagGCAGTGAATGCATTTCGTCAGGTTTTGCTTGAAAGGGACCTGCTTCCAGCGCGGCAAGATGACTTCCATACTTTATTGAG ATTCTTGAAAGCTAGAAACTTCGACCCTCACAAAACCCTTCATATGTGGGAAGAAATGTTGAAGTGGAGGAAAGAGAATGGAGTAGACTCTATTCTTCAG GATTTTGTCTATGAAGAGTTTGAAGAAGTTCAGCACTATTATCCTCATGGTTACCATGGTATTGATAAAGGAGGGCGGCCTTTGTATATTGAAAGACTAGGAAAAATTGAACCGAACAAGCTTATGAGTGTCACAACTGTGGATAGGTTCTTAAAATATCATGTTAAAGGTTTTGAAATGACTTTTGTAGAAAAGTTCCCAGCATGTTCTATAGCAGCCAAACGGCATATTGATTCAACAACGACAATTTTGGATGTACAGGGCCTG AACTGGATGAGTTTTGGGAAGGTCGCACATGATCTAGCTATGCACATGCAGAGAATAGATGGAAGCAACTATCCTGAG ACTCTACATCATATGTACATAGTAAATGCTGGTGGTGGATTCAAGTGTCTTTGGAATTGGGCTAAAGGCCTTCTTGATCCAAGAACAACAACGAAAATTACT GTTCTAGGGACTACATTTCAAGAGAAGCTATTGGAAGTGATAGATGCTAG TCAATTACCCAATTTTCTTGGAGGTTCCTGCTCATGCCTGAATCAAGGTGGTTGTCTTAGATCTGAGAAGGGCCCCTGGCAAAATCCACAACTGATGAAG CTGGTACACACATTACTGAATGGCGAGTTGATTTATCCGAGAAAGATGAGCTTTTATGACGATGATGATATTCAAACTAAGCTAATTGACAAG GGCTTAAGAAGTGATATTTTTCGTGTTGGTTTTTCTGAAAGTGATGATTTTGGGATGCAGCTGATTGATATGAAG GAAACAATGTCTCTTGGAGAACAATATAAAGTTGGCTCCGGAGATGAAAATCACTGTCCACCAA AATTGACCACATTGGCCCCAGAACAAAGGGCACAGAAGGGATTGATCTTTACCAAG GGCATCCGTGGAAGTCCCGAGGGGCTTATCCATCCGTGTTGGCAGAAGTTGCAGCATTTGGAGAATTTGGTAAATGAGCTTACAAAAAGGCCAGCAAAAATTCCACCagaaaaagatgaaattttactTGAATCTATAAACCGCATCAAATCCATTGAGCATGACTTGCTGAAAACTAGAAAG GCACTTCTCGCCACAACATCAAAACAAGTGGAATTGTCTGAGTCATTGCAGACTTTGAAGGAGATCAATCTAAAG GGAAGTAGAGGCTGTTGGGTACGAAGCAGCAAGTCTCTACCTCGCGCAACCTAA
- the LOC121789200 gene encoding phosphatidylinositol/phosphatidylcholine transfer protein SFH9-like isoform X5, which translates to MRSLRRKAMTRGTSSLKNSSKHVLHCHFASISTEDFPDEEEEKAVNAFRQVLLERDLLPARQDDFHTLLRFLKARNFDPHKTLHMWEEMLKWRKENGVDSILQDFVYEEFEEVQHYYPHGYHGIDKGGRPLYIERLGKIEPNKLMSVTTVDRFLKYHVKGFEMTFVEKFPACSIAAKRHIDSTTTILDVQGLNWMSFGKVAHDLAMHMQRIDGSNYPETLHHMYIVNAGGGFKCLWNWAKGLLDPRTTTKITVLGTTFQEKLLEVIDASQLPNFLGGSCSCLNQGGCLRSEKGPWQNPQLMKLVHTLLNGELIYPRKMSFYDDDDIQTKLIDKGLRSDIFRVGFSESDDFGMQLIDMKQETMSLGEQYKVGSGDENHCPPKLTTLAPEQRAQKGLIFTKVTDVLLRFLACVCFLLKGLFRIFFKTQNTEILKEINPTTQLPNSVSPDEQGIRGSPEGLIHPCWQKLQHLENLVNELTKRPAKIPPEKDEILLESINRIKSIEHDLLKTRKALLATTSKQVELSESLQTLKEINLKGSRGCWVRSSKSLPRAT; encoded by the exons ATGAGATCTTTGAGGAGGAAGGCCATGACAAGAGGCACTAGTTCTCTGAAGAATAGCAGTAAGCATGTGTTGCATTGCCATTTCGCCTCAATTTCGACAGAGGACTTTCctgacgaggaggaagagaagGCAGTGAATGCATTTCGTCAGGTTTTGCTTGAAAGGGACCTGCTTCCAGCGCGGCAAGATGACTTCCATACTTTATTGAG ATTCTTGAAAGCTAGAAACTTCGACCCTCACAAAACCCTTCATATGTGGGAAGAAATGTTGAAGTGGAGGAAAGAGAATGGAGTAGACTCTATTCTTCAG GATTTTGTCTATGAAGAGTTTGAAGAAGTTCAGCACTATTATCCTCATGGTTACCATGGTATTGATAAAGGAGGGCGGCCTTTGTATATTGAAAGACTAGGAAAAATTGAACCGAACAAGCTTATGAGTGTCACAACTGTGGATAGGTTCTTAAAATATCATGTTAAAGGTTTTGAAATGACTTTTGTAGAAAAGTTCCCAGCATGTTCTATAGCAGCCAAACGGCATATTGATTCAACAACGACAATTTTGGATGTACAGGGCCTG AACTGGATGAGTTTTGGGAAGGTCGCACATGATCTAGCTATGCACATGCAGAGAATAGATGGAAGCAACTATCCTGAG ACTCTACATCATATGTACATAGTAAATGCTGGTGGTGGATTCAAGTGTCTTTGGAATTGGGCTAAAGGCCTTCTTGATCCAAGAACAACAACGAAAATTACT GTTCTAGGGACTACATTTCAAGAGAAGCTATTGGAAGTGATAGATGCTAG TCAATTACCCAATTTTCTTGGAGGTTCCTGCTCATGCCTGAATCAAGGTGGTTGTCTTAGATCTGAGAAGGGCCCCTGGCAAAATCCACAACTGATGAAG CTGGTACACACATTACTGAATGGCGAGTTGATTTATCCGAGAAAGATGAGCTTTTATGACGATGATGATATTCAAACTAAGCTAATTGACAAG GGCTTAAGAAGTGATATTTTTCGTGTTGGTTTTTCTGAAAGTGATGATTTTGGGATGCAGCTGATTGATATGAAG CAGGAAACAATGTCTCTTGGAGAACAATATAAAGTTGGCTCCGGAGATGAAAATCACTGTCCACCAA AATTGACCACATTGGCCCCAGAACAAAGGGCACAGAAGGGATTGATCTTTACCAAGGTGACCGATGTACTGTTGAGATTTCTAGCATGCGTTTGTTTTTTGCTCAAGGGGCTGTTCAGGATATTTTTCAAGACGCAAAACACTGAGATACTAAAAGAAATTAATCCCACTACTCAGTTACCGAATTCAGTTTCTCCGGATGAACAGGGCATCCGTGGAAGTCCCGAGGGGCTTATCCATCCGTGTTGGCAGAAGTTGCAGCATTTGGAGAATTTGGTAAATGAGCTTACAAAAAGGCCAGCAAAAATTCCACCagaaaaagatgaaattttactTGAATCTATAAACCGCATCAAATCCATTGAGCATGACTTGCTGAAAACTAGAAAG GCACTTCTCGCCACAACATCAAAACAAGTGGAATTGTCTGAGTCATTGCAGACTTTGAAGGAGATCAATCTAAAG GGAAGTAGAGGCTGTTGGGTACGAAGCAGCAAGTCTCTACCTCGCGCAACCTAA